A part of Thermocrinis albus DSM 14484 genomic DNA contains:
- a CDS encoding DUF2227 family putative metal-binding protein: protein MALGRVHEVVNLLALPAFLYFIPKEHYLTFVAGYLIGTFLLSPDLDLKVSKPTKRWGPFRYLWRPYQKKSRHRGLSHVPFFGTFLRLSYITAVLLFISWLLGFREPFRILSEASLWEGSFYFLIGILLSEIMHLIMDVLR, encoded by the coding sequence ATGGCGTTAGGCAGAGTTCACGAGGTGGTTAACCTTCTGGCTCTGCCGGCCTTTCTTTACTTCATCCCTAAGGAGCATTACCTAACCTTCGTGGCTGGTTACCTCATAGGAACCTTTTTACTATCCCCGGACCTGGACTTGAAAGTATCAAAACCCACCAAAAGGTGGGGCCCCTTCCGTTATCTGTGGAGACCCTACCAGAAAAAGTCCAGACACAGGGGCCTGTCCCACGTTCCCTTCTTCGGTACCTTCCTAAGGCTATCCTATATAACCGCCGTCCTACTCTTTATTAGCTGGCTTTTGGGCTTTCGGGAGCCTTTCCGTATACTGTCAGAGGCCAGTCTGTGGGAGGGCAGCTTTTACTTCCTGATAGGGATCCTTTTATCGGAGATAATGCATCTTATCATGGATGTTCTAAGATGA
- a CDS encoding cysteine desulfurase family protein: MFLQKAGKRVVYLDHIATTPVAQEVIEAMLPYFRERFGNPTSLHSFGQVAKKAINEAREKIASLIKAGSPEEIIFTSGGIEANNLAIKGISKAYEKRGRHIVSTEIEHHSILHPLKTLEREGWEVTYLKPDKYGLIDPDQVREAVREDTVLVSIGHSNREIGTIQNIKELVKAAKEKNPRVIFHTDACPTLGHYPVDLQEWGVDAASFTAHLMYGPKGVGALWTRKGVKIRPLIEGGTQERGVRAGTENVPGIVGFGAAAELTMKELDDRMKRLSYYRDKLKKALEEKLDYIEFTGHPTQRLPHHLSLIVHLIEGEAMLLRLDLMGIETASGSACVSLALKQSHVLFAIGVPKEVANGSLVFSFGRDNTEEDVDYVIEEFPKTVKLLRELSPFTPENWEQYVKGKKG; encoded by the coding sequence ATGTTTTTGCAGAAGGCAGGTAAAAGAGTCGTTTATCTGGATCACATAGCCACCACGCCGGTGGCTCAGGAAGTTATAGAGGCTATGTTACCCTACTTTAGGGAACGCTTTGGAAACCCCACATCTCTTCACAGCTTTGGACAGGTGGCCAAGAAGGCTATCAACGAAGCGAGGGAGAAGATAGCCTCCCTCATAAAAGCAGGATCTCCTGAAGAGATCATCTTCACCTCCGGTGGTATAGAGGCCAACAACTTAGCCATAAAAGGTATATCCAAAGCTTACGAGAAAAGGGGAAGGCACATAGTATCCACCGAGATAGAACACCACTCCATACTACATCCTCTGAAGACGTTAGAGCGTGAAGGTTGGGAAGTCACCTACCTTAAACCCGACAAGTATGGTCTTATTGACCCTGATCAGGTAAGGGAGGCGGTAAGAGAAGACACGGTGCTGGTAAGTATAGGACACTCCAACAGGGAGATAGGAACCATTCAAAACATAAAGGAGCTGGTGAAAGCTGCTAAAGAGAAGAACCCCCGTGTCATATTCCACACGGACGCGTGTCCTACTCTCGGACATTACCCGGTGGATCTTCAGGAATGGGGCGTGGACGCAGCTTCCTTTACCGCTCACCTTATGTACGGTCCCAAAGGTGTGGGAGCTCTATGGACCAGAAAGGGTGTTAAGATAAGACCCTTGATAGAGGGGGGAACTCAGGAGAGGGGTGTGAGGGCAGGTACAGAAAACGTGCCGGGTATAGTGGGTTTTGGTGCCGCGGCAGAGCTCACCATGAAGGAACTGGATGACAGAATGAAGCGCCTTTCTTACTACAGAGACAAACTAAAAAAGGCTTTGGAAGAAAAACTGGACTACATCGAGTTTACAGGACACCCCACCCAGCGACTGCCCCACCATCTTTCTCTTATCGTGCATCTCATAGAAGGTGAGGCCATGCTGCTGAGACTGGATCTCATGGGTATAGAAACCGCTTCGGGTTCAGCCTGCGTATCTTTGGCCCTCAAACAGTCACACGTTCTCTTTGCCATAGGTGTTCCCAAAGAGGTAGCCAACGGATCTTTGGTGTTCAGCTTCGGTAGAGACAACACGGAGGAAGACGTAGACTATGTGATAGAGGAGTTTCCCAAAACGGTGAAACTCTTGAGGGAGCTCTCACCCTTCACACCGGAAAACTGGGAGCAGTACGTTAAGGGCAAAAAAGGTTAA
- a CDS encoding DUF420 domain-containing protein: MGEHLLNWLSLLTIGISGISLLTGLVFIKLGKRDLHKRAMLTASVFAILFVMLYLVRTALFPHRSYQGPYRELFSFILWSHTFLAIVNFPLAIITIRYAFREAFQQHRKVAPITALVWLYVAVTGWLIYAFIEWLQ, from the coding sequence ATGGGAGAACATCTTCTCAACTGGCTCAGTCTTCTTACCATAGGTATAAGTGGGATCTCTCTTCTAACAGGATTGGTTTTCATAAAACTGGGAAAGAGGGACCTCCACAAAAGAGCCATGCTTACCGCTTCTGTCTTCGCCATCCTTTTCGTAATGCTGTACCTTGTGAGAACCGCCCTTTTCCCGCACCGTTCCTATCAAGGACCTTATCGTGAACTCTTCTCCTTCATCCTGTGGTCTCATACTTTCCTGGCTATCGTCAACTTTCCCCTCGCCATCATCACCATCAGATATGCCTTCAGAGAGGCCTTCCAGCAACACAGAAAGGTGGCTCCAATAACGGCCCTCGTATGGCTTTATGTGGCGGTGACAGGGTGGCTCATATACGCCTTCATAGAGTGGCTTCAGTGA
- a CDS encoding SIR2 family NAD-dependent protein deacylase: MRVVILTGAGVSAESGVPTFRGPSGLWRGFDPSKLATPQAFQENPKLVWEWYDWRRSIIAKAEPNKAHLIIAQMEELFKDFILITQNVDGLHQKAGSRKVVELHGNIWMVRCLSCGDLYEDRRVPLPEIPPHCRRCKGLVRPNVVWFGEALPEDALRTAIDWSQSCDVMVVVGTSGVVYPAAHLPYLAAQRGATVIEVNPEPTPISSLAHITVRKPASEGMVEVLEKLKKMGI; this comes from the coding sequence ATGCGTGTAGTGATCCTTACCGGAGCAGGTGTGTCAGCGGAGAGTGGAGTTCCCACCTTTCGTGGGCCTTCCGGCCTTTGGAGAGGGTTTGACCCTTCTAAGTTGGCAACACCTCAAGCTTTCCAAGAGAACCCAAAGCTGGTATGGGAGTGGTATGACTGGAGAAGAAGCATCATAGCCAAAGCAGAACCCAACAAAGCCCACCTGATTATAGCTCAGATGGAGGAGCTCTTTAAGGACTTTATCCTCATAACCCAAAACGTAGATGGTCTACATCAGAAAGCTGGTTCTCGGAAGGTAGTGGAGCTTCATGGCAACATATGGATGGTGAGATGTCTTTCCTGCGGAGATCTCTACGAAGACAGGAGAGTGCCATTACCGGAAATACCACCCCACTGTCGTAGGTGTAAAGGTCTTGTCAGGCCCAATGTGGTGTGGTTCGGAGAAGCCCTTCCCGAGGATGCCCTAAGGACCGCCATAGATTGGTCCCAGAGTTGTGATGTTATGGTGGTGGTTGGTACCTCAGGCGTGGTGTATCCGGCAGCACACCTTCCCTACCTTGCTGCCCAAAGAGGAGCCACCGTCATAGAAGTAAACCCGGAACCCACACCCATCTCCTCATTAGCCCATATCACAGTAAGAAAGCCTGCCTCCGAAGGAATGGTGGAAGTTTTAGAAAAGCTGAAGAAGATGGGGATTTAA
- a CDS encoding Mrp/NBP35 family ATP-binding protein, with translation MAVKDIMDALRKEHVDNTPLSELVKDIKLVGSTLEIVFRLPQKHLEEEIRRKTVQALESVPDVEKVNVRFVEGPPAQFLQAPVFQRRKVQGVKHLIAVGSGKGGVGKSTVAVNLALALSRLGARTGLLDADIYGPSVPTMLGLKGQRVYVNDQNKIIPLEKFGLKTLSIGFLLPSEDTPVIWRGPMLMKALTQFLFDVEWGELDVLVLDLPPGTGDVQLTLAQNVDMSGAIIVTTPQDVALADVRKATSMFKEVGIPVLGVIENMAYFVCPESGKKYYIFGKGKVLEFAQAYGLKILGSIPIDPQVAEGSDLGLPIVEAYPHSEVAQAFLGIARLVLEELNRR, from the coding sequence ATGGCGGTTAAAGATATAATGGATGCTCTCAGAAAGGAGCATGTGGATAACACCCCACTATCCGAGTTGGTGAAAGACATAAAACTGGTGGGAAGCACCTTAGAAATAGTTTTTCGTTTGCCTCAGAAACACTTGGAGGAAGAGATAAGAAGGAAGACGGTACAAGCCTTGGAATCGGTACCTGATGTGGAAAAGGTGAACGTGAGGTTCGTGGAGGGGCCACCCGCTCAGTTCTTACAGGCACCAGTCTTTCAGCGTAGAAAAGTGCAAGGGGTTAAGCATCTCATAGCGGTAGGTAGTGGTAAAGGTGGTGTGGGTAAGTCCACCGTGGCTGTGAACTTGGCGCTGGCTCTGTCACGTTTGGGGGCCAGAACGGGTCTTTTGGATGCGGACATATACGGTCCCAGTGTACCTACCATGTTGGGTCTGAAGGGTCAGAGGGTTTACGTAAACGATCAGAACAAGATAATACCTCTGGAGAAGTTTGGCCTGAAGACCCTCTCCATAGGTTTCCTCCTTCCTTCGGAGGACACACCCGTCATATGGCGTGGTCCTATGCTTATGAAGGCCCTCACCCAGTTCCTCTTTGATGTGGAGTGGGGAGAACTGGACGTTCTTGTACTGGATCTTCCACCCGGCACAGGTGACGTACAGCTTACGCTGGCTCAGAACGTGGATATGTCGGGTGCCATCATCGTTACCACACCCCAGGACGTGGCTCTGGCAGACGTAAGGAAGGCCACTTCCATGTTCAAAGAGGTAGGCATTCCCGTACTGGGAGTCATAGAAAACATGGCCTACTTTGTGTGCCCTGAATCCGGTAAGAAGTACTACATATTCGGTAAAGGGAAGGTTCTGGAGTTCGCTCAGGCTTACGGTCTTAAAATACTGGGGTCCATACCCATAGATCCTCAGGTGGCGGAAGGTTCCGATCTGGGACTTCCCATAGTGGAAGCGTATCCCCATTCAGAGGTGGCTCAGGCTTTCTTAGGCATAGCCAGGTTAGTTTTGGAAGAACTAAATAGGAGGTAG
- a CDS encoding DegT/DnrJ/EryC1/StrS family aminotransferase: MIRIIEPRFSEEEKEAILRVLESQQITRGEFTKRFQEEFAHYLGVEYVFTVCSGTVALFIALKAIGVEGQRVVVPALSFMATIDAVYLAGGIPVVVDVDDYYTMDVQQLEDAVKKYRPKVVIPVHLYGQMADMESIMFLSEKYGFYVLEDAAQAHGASFKGKKAGAWGHIAAFSFYASKNVPMGEGGAVVTNDSNLAREVRKWIDFGDHPAFNVRITEFQAAIGTVQLKHLDERNRRRREIARKYASALDINGHLIHPSEREGAYHVFHLYTLRHPMRDKIIEVLKEREIDARVYYPYLLSELRKAEHLPLPRAERFKRELFSIPVHPYLTDREVDYIVESLASVVACV, translated from the coding sequence ATGATACGCATTATAGAACCTAGATTTTCGGAAGAAGAGAAGGAAGCCATTCTCCGGGTATTGGAAAGTCAGCAGATAACCCGTGGTGAGTTCACCAAGAGGTTTCAAGAGGAATTTGCCCATTATCTGGGTGTGGAGTACGTCTTTACTGTGTGTTCCGGTACGGTAGCCCTCTTTATAGCCCTCAAAGCTATAGGAGTGGAAGGCCAGAGAGTTGTGGTACCTGCCCTGAGCTTTATGGCCACCATAGATGCCGTTTATCTTGCAGGAGGAATCCCGGTAGTGGTGGACGTGGACGATTACTACACTATGGATGTTCAACAGCTGGAGGATGCCGTCAAAAAGTACAGACCCAAGGTGGTCATACCGGTACATCTATATGGCCAGATGGCAGATATGGAAAGCATTATGTTTCTTTCGGAGAAGTATGGTTTTTATGTTCTGGAAGATGCCGCTCAGGCTCATGGTGCTTCCTTCAAAGGTAAGAAGGCAGGGGCATGGGGCCACATAGCCGCTTTCAGTTTTTACGCCTCTAAGAACGTGCCCATGGGTGAGGGAGGTGCTGTAGTAACCAACGACTCCAATCTGGCAAGAGAAGTAAGAAAGTGGATTGACTTTGGAGATCACCCAGCCTTTAACGTAAGAATAACGGAGTTTCAGGCAGCCATAGGAACAGTCCAGCTTAAGCATCTCGATGAAAGAAACAGGAGAAGAAGAGAGATAGCCAGAAAGTACGCCTCAGCCCTTGACATCAACGGCCATCTGATACATCCTTCTGAAAGGGAGGGAGCTTATCATGTCTTTCACCTCTACACCCTTCGCCATCCCATGAGAGACAAGATAATAGAAGTTCTAAAAGAGAGGGAGATAGACGCCCGTGTTTATTACCCTTACCTGCTCAGTGAGCTTAGAAAAGCGGAACATTTACCACTTCCTAGAGCGGAACGTTTCAAGAGAGAGCTTTTCTCCATCCCCGTCCATCCTTATCTCACCGATAGGGAAGTAGACTACATAGTGGAAAGTCTGGCCAGCGTGGTAGCATGCGTGTAG
- the nth gene encoding endonuclease III has product MSHVKEIIERLEKVFPNKLELNFSNPFQLLVAVILSAQTTDAKVNQITPKLFERFPTPKDLAEAPLEEIEEYIRSVNYYRNKAKFLKEASRILVEKYGGEVPKTIDELVALPGIGRKSASMILYNAYGINEGIAVDTHVARVSQRLGLTSHTDPQKIEKDLMQITPKEDWGKLSNLLILLGRYVCTAKNPQHHKCVLRDICPSAV; this is encoded by the coding sequence ATGAGCCATGTCAAGGAAATAATAGAAAGACTGGAGAAGGTGTTTCCCAACAAGTTGGAACTTAACTTTTCAAACCCATTCCAGCTTCTGGTAGCGGTTATACTCTCAGCTCAGACTACAGACGCTAAGGTGAACCAGATAACCCCAAAACTCTTTGAGAGATTTCCCACACCTAAGGATCTAGCAGAAGCACCTTTGGAGGAGATAGAAGAGTACATAAGATCCGTCAACTACTACAGAAACAAAGCCAAGTTTCTGAAAGAAGCCAGCAGGATACTGGTAGAGAAGTATGGAGGGGAGGTGCCAAAGACCATAGATGAGTTGGTGGCCCTCCCAGGCATAGGCAGGAAGTCTGCATCTATGATTCTTTACAACGCTTACGGCATCAACGAAGGGATAGCGGTGGATACCCATGTGGCACGCGTAAGCCAGAGGCTCGGGCTCACGTCCCACACAGATCCCCAAAAGATAGAGAAGGATCTTATGCAGATAACTCCCAAAGAGGATTGGGGTAAGCTCTCTAATCTCCTCATACTGTTGGGAAGGTACGTATGTACCGCCAAAAACCCCCAACACCATAAATGTGTTCTTAGAGATATCTGTCCCTCTGCAGTTTAA
- a CDS encoding Fur family transcriptional regulator: MHLEELKKQFENFLRQKGYKVTKERTELVDKIARYGNHFEIEELVRWISSQDKRVASRSTIYRTVRLLQEFGAIREVIKLGNRTIYEFVAGKPHHEHLVCVKCGTVFEFYKEEIEEIQDKVCEEFDFKPLHHRLEIFGVCSKCRES, encoded by the coding sequence ATGCATCTGGAAGAGCTAAAAAAACAGTTCGAGAACTTCCTGCGGCAGAAAGGTTACAAAGTAACCAAAGAAAGAACAGAGTTGGTGGATAAAATAGCCAGATACGGCAACCACTTTGAGATAGAAGAACTGGTGCGGTGGATATCTTCGCAAGATAAAAGGGTGGCATCTCGTTCCACCATCTACAGAACAGTGCGCCTACTACAGGAGTTCGGTGCCATAAGGGAGGTTATCAAGCTGGGTAACAGAACTATATACGAGTTCGTGGCAGGAAAACCCCATCACGAACACTTAGTGTGCGTAAAATGCGGTACAGTCTTTGAATTTTACAAGGAGGAGATAGAGGAGATCCAGGACAAGGTGTGTGAAGAGTTTGACTTTAAGCCTCTGCATCACAGACTGGAGATATTCGGTGTATGCTCAAAATGTAGGGAGAGCTGA
- a CDS encoding lytic transglycosylase domain-containing protein — protein sequence MRVEGFSLPLKITRDKHIQIQRQEAFEETLQRVVLSSPAQDIKENIKEIVKKVSAKYGVPEGLLWAVMEVESGFKPNAYNRNRDGTEDIGIMQINYQHNKRLMKEYGITDPKQLYQIDLNIELGARILYENYRRYGDWVMAVKAYNGIRADNWDYVRRVISKATGR from the coding sequence ATGAGAGTGGAGGGATTCTCCCTTCCGTTAAAGATCACGAGAGACAAACATATACAGATACAGAGACAGGAGGCCTTTGAGGAAACGCTACAGAGGGTCGTTCTCTCATCACCTGCTCAAGATATCAAGGAAAACATAAAGGAGATTGTCAAAAAGGTTTCCGCTAAGTACGGTGTACCAGAAGGTCTCCTCTGGGCTGTTATGGAGGTGGAAAGCGGTTTTAAACCAAACGCCTACAACAGAAACAGGGATGGCACAGAGGATATAGGGATCATGCAGATAAATTATCAACATAATAAAAGGCTCATGAAGGAATACGGAATAACGGATCCAAAACAACTCTATCAAATAGATCTTAACATAGAGCTAGGTGCACGTATCCTCTACGAAAACTACAGACGCTACGGTGACTGGGTTATGGCTGTGAAGGCTTATAACGGTATAAGGGCCGATAACTGGGATTATGTGAGGCGCGTTATAAGTAAGGCCACCGGGAGATAG